The Falco cherrug isolate bFalChe1 chromosome 6, bFalChe1.pri, whole genome shotgun sequence genome window below encodes:
- the RIMS1 gene encoding regulating synaptic membrane exocytosis protein 1 isoform X34: protein MAAEMRSRMVRQPSRESTDGSINSYSSEGNLIFPGVRLGADSQFSDFLDGLGPAQLVGRQTLATPAMGDIQIGMVDKKGQLEVEVIRARGLIQKPGSKSTPAPYVKVYLLENGACIAKKKTRIARKTLDPLYQQTLVFDESPQGKVLQVIVWGDYGRMDHKCFMGVAQILLEELDLSSVVIGWYKLFPPSSLVDPTLTPLTRRASQSSLESSTGPPCIRS, encoded by the exons ATGGCAGCAGAGATGAGAAGTCGTATGGTTCGACAGCCAAGTCGGGAATCCACTGACGGCAGCATAAATAGTTATAGCTCCGAGGGCAA ctTAATATTTCCTGGAGTACGGCTGGGCGCTGACAGTCAGTTTAGTGATTTCCTCGATGGACTTGGACCTGCACAGTTAGTAGGCCGGCAAACGCTAGCAACCCCTGCCATGG GTGACATTCAGATTGGAATGGTGGATAAAAAGGGCCAGTTAGAAGTAGAAGTCATTAGAGCCCGCGGCCTCATACAAAAACCTGGCTCCAAATCTACCccag CTCCTTATGTCAAAGTGTATTTATTGGAAAATGGAGCGTGTATAGCTAAGAAGAAGACAAGAATTGCACGGAAGACCCTTGATCCTTTGTACCAACAGACACTGGTTTTTGATGAAAGTCCACAGGGTAAAGTCCTTCAG GTAATAGTTTGGGGAGACTATGGCCGAATGGACCACAAATGCTTCATGGGAGTTGCCCAGATCCTTCTGGAGGAACTGGATCTGTCCAGTGTGGTAATAGGCTGGTATAAATTATTTCCACCTTCATCACTAGTGGATCCAACTTTGACTCCCCTGACACGCAGGGCTTCCCAGTCATCTCTGGAAAGTTCAACTGGGCCTCCCTGCATTAGATCATAG